The nucleotide window TTAAATTATCAAAATATGAAGAAAAACTTCTTAAATGGTATGAAGAAAATGAAGATTGTATTTTACCTAGAAGCAAAAAAAATGAAATAGTAAACTTTGTAAAAGGTGGATTAAAAGATTTATCAATTTCAAGAACTTCTTTTGATTGGGGAGTAAAACTACCTGAATCAATGAATGAACCAAAACATGTTATGTATGTTTGGTTAGATGCATTAATGAACTATATCACAGCTTTAGGATATGGAACTGACAATAAAAATATGGATTTCTGGCCTGCAAATGTTCAACTTGTAGGAAAAGATATTTTAAGATTCCATGCTATTTATTGGCCAGCATTTTTAATGTCTTTAGAATTATCTCTTCCAAAACATATTGCAGCTCATGGTTGGTGGACAAGAGATGGTGAAAAAATGTCTAAATCAAAAGGTAATGTTGTAAATCCTAAAGAAGTAGCTGATGCTTATGGACTTGATGCGTTTAGATATTTTATGTTAAGAGAAGTTCCATTTGGGCAAGATGGAGATTTTTCACAAAAAGCATTAATAGATAGAATTAACTCTGATTTAGGAAATGATTTAGGAAACTTATTAAATAGAATTTCTGGAATGAGTGGAAAATATTTTGATTATAAAGTTAGTTCAGTTGATGTTATAAAATTCCATGCAAAAGAACTTGAAGAAGTTCATTCTATTTTAGGAAGTGTTGAAAACTACTTATTTAATATGCAAATAAACAAATATCTTGAAGAAATTTGGAAAGTTTTAACAATTGCAAATAAAGCAATCAATGATTATGAACCTTGGAATTTAATGAAAGATGGAAAAACTGCTGAAGCTATGGCTTTAGTTGCACTAATCACAAACATTATGGCTAAAGTTGCCCTACTTTTAGATTCTGTAATGCCTGAAAAAATAAAATTAATTGCACAATCTTTAGGTATGAATATTAACACTGAAACTTTTAATAAACTAATAAAAAATCAAGAATTATTAGCTGATACAGTTATAACAAAAGTTGATCAACTATTCCCAAGAATTGAAGAAATTCTTTTAGAACAACCTCCTGTATCAGATGAAACAAAAGCTGAATGTGAAATAAAAAAAGTTGCAAAAGTTGAAGAAAAAAAAGAAGAAGATGATAATTTAATCACTATAGACCAATTTTTTCAAACTACTTTAAAAATTGGAACAATTGTTGAGGCAGTTGAAGTTCCAAAATCTGCAAAACTTCTAAAATTACAAGTAGATTTAGGAGAAGGAAGAAATAGACAAATTCTTGCAGGTATTAAAGAATATTATAAAGCTGAAGAATTAGTAGGAACTCAAGCATGTGTTGTTGCAAACTTAAAACCTGCAAAACTTATGGGAATGATTAGTGAAGGTATGTTAATGGCTGCTAAAGATGAAAATGGTTTATCATTATTAAGACCAGAAGCTCCTAAAAAATCTGGAACAAAAATTAGCTAGTGCAAATATCAGCTATTTTAGACATTGTTGATGGAAGTTTATTAAACTCTCCATCAATCTCTTTTATATATTCAATCAAAACAAACGTAAATAAAGTTAAAGAAGGTGATTTATTTATCACCAAAAATTTGAACGAAATTGAATTTGCTATAAAAAATGGTGCATTTGCCATAATTATTGAAGAATATCATCCTATTTTAGATAATGAAATAGCATGGATAAAGGTAAAAAATATAGATTTAAGTATTATAAAATTAATTAGATTTAAACTTGCAGTTAAAAATTTGGAAGCTTATTCTTGTGAAAAAGCAACTTATGATTTGTTAAAAATTTATTCTAATAATTTTGGTGAAAATATAAAATTAGTTCCAAATAAATTGGAAAATTTTTTCAGATATATTGATGATATAGAAGATAATGATATCATAATTTCTTCAGATAAATTAATTTTAGATAAAATTTATCCAAATAATAACCATTTTGATGAAAATAAAACTTTAGATAAAATTGATAATCTGATTGAACACTCTTTATTTGAAACCTCTTTTTCTTATAAAAACATATATTTTTCGAGACTCAAAATTTCTAGTTTATATCTAAAAAATTTTATTAAAGTTTTTAATTTTTTTGAACAAAATATTGATTTTTCAAAATTAAAATCATTTTATCATATAAAACCTCTTTTTCTTGACAGAAATCTAAATTTAATAGAATTTGGGAAAAGTGATAAATTTATCATTTGTCAAAATGAAAAAGATTTATATAAAAATGAAATATTTTATTTAAAAGAAAAATATAAATATGCAAAAACTATTTTTATTTCAACTTTTAAATTAGATTTATTAAAAGATGAAGAACAAATTATTATAAATAATTTAGAAGAATTAAAACCTATATTAAGAGAAATAAAATTTAATGCAATTTATATAATAGGTTTTAATTATAAAGATATTTATGAATATCTTTTAAAATCTGAAAAGTTTTCAACACTCTTTTAAAAGATTAATATACTAAACCAAAAGAACTGATAACTTTTCCTAAAATTTCTAAATCATTTTTATTTAAAATTTGAGAAGGATAATCTTTATTGTCAGATATAATATCAAGCTTTCCATCAACTCGTCTTTGAATTCTTTTTACAAACAATCCATGAGTAGTCGTAAAAGCATATATTCCATCTCTTGAAACATCTTTTTTTGTTTTATCAATAAATATAATATTATCACTATTTAATGTTGGTTCCATTGAATCCCCTACTACATTTATGGCATCAACATTTTTAAGATTTTCTTTCCCTCCTAACATATTTACAAAATATGTAGGTAATTCCAATGATTCATAATTATCTTCTGCTTCGTAAGCTCCACCTCCTGCACTAACAGCAACAGCTGGATAATATTTAATCCAATATTTATCAGTTGTATCAACCAATGAACCAGGATTTTGATTATATAAAAGCCAATTAATTGAGATTTTCTTTTTAGCACAAAAATTTAAAATATTTGAAAACGGTATCTTCCCTCTATTTTTCATAGTTGCGAAATTTGCTTGGCTTAAGTCAAGAGATTCTGCCACATCTTTGTCAAACACTTTTCCATTTTTACCATCTGCACTGATAATATCTTTTAATTTTTCAATAATTTCATCTACTATCAACATTAATAACTCCTTTTAACTATATATTTCAAATTATATTACAAAATGAAATATTTTTCAAGTATTTTTTTATTTTAATATAAAATTTGCAATATTTAATTAATAAGGATAAATTATGGCAAGAAAAATAAGTAAAACTAAGAATAATGTTATAAAAATTCTAAAAAAGATTGATACTTTAATATATGAATTTGGTGAAAAAATTTTATAAATATAAAAATAAAATAAAATTTACAAATTTAATAAAAATCTATTAAAAATCTAAATATTACTAAAGCAACTTTTATATATTATTACGTTGATATTAACAAGTGGTAACCATGGAGAGTAATATGGAAGTAAACTTAATCGCAGAATCAGTAAAGTTTATGTTTTTAGGGATGGGAGTAGTATTTGCATTCCTAATAATCATGATATTAGTACTAAAAGCACAAGGGATAATATTAACAAGATTTTTTCCACAAGAAGAGAAGAAAGTTGTAAATACAACACCAATAAAAAATAGTACAAATACAGAGACTGCAAAAATAGCTGCAATAGTAGCAGCTGTACAACATCATAAAAATCTAAAGGGTTAAAATATATGTCTAAAAAATATATAGATATCATGGATACAACTTTTAGAGATGGATTTCAATCTGTCTTTGGAGGAAGAGTCCTAATGAATGATTTCTTTCCGGCTGTAGAAGCTGCAAAAGAAGCAGGTATAACTCACTTTGAGTTTGGTGGAGGAGCAAGGTTCCAATCTTTATTCTTCTATCTACAAGAAAACGCATTTGAAATGATGGATAAATTTAGAGAAATCGTTGGACCAGATGCAAACTTACAAACTTTAGCAAGAGGTATCAACACAGTAATGCTAGATACTGGTTCTAGAGAATTAATCGACTTACATGCAAAAATGTTCGCAAAACATGGAACAACAACAATCAGAAACTTTGATGCATTAAATGATGTTCAAAACCTTGAATATAGTGCTGAATGTATTAAAAAATATGGATTAAATCATGAAGTAGTTGTTACACTTATGGATTTACCTCCAGGTTGTACTGGTGCTCATGATGTAGCTTTTTATGAAAAAACTTTAAGACAAATTCTAGATAGTGGCTTGCCATTTGATTCTTTATGCTTTAAAGATGCATCAGGGACAAGCTCACCTCAAAAAATTTATGAAACAATCCAAATGGCAAGAAGATTAGTGGGTAATGATACTCATATTAGACTTCATACTCATGAAACAGCAGGTGTTTCAGTTGCCTGTTATCTTGCAGCACTTGAAGCTGGAGCTGATGGTATTGATTTAGCTGCAAGTCCAGTAAGTGGGGGAACAAGCCAACCTGATATTCTTACAATGCTTCATGCAGTAAAAGGCAAGAATTATGATTTAGGTGGTTTAGAAATTGATAAAATTCTAAAATACCAAGATGTATTGGCTAATTGCTTAAAAGACTACTTTATTCCTCCTGAAGCTACTCAAGTTTCTCCTTTAATCCCATTCTCTCCAATGCCAGGTGGTGCATTAACTGCAAATACTCAAATGATGAGAGATAATGGTACTTTAGATAAATTCTCAGAAGTTATTAAAGCTATGAGAGAAGTTGTTGAAAAAGGTGGATATGGAACATCTGTAACTCCTGTTTCTCAGTTTTATTGGCAACAAGCATACGCAAATGTAATGTTTGGTCCCTGGAAACAAATTGCTCCTGGATATGGAAAAATGGTTTTAGGTTACTTTGGTAAAACACCAGTTGAGCCAGATGCAGAAGTTGTAAAACTTGCAGCTGAAAAACTAAAACTTGAACCAACAAAAGAAAATCCTTTAGATATAGCAGATAGAGATGAAAAGAAAAAAATCTCTGTTTGGAAACAAAGATTAGAAATTGAAGGAATTGAAGCAACTGAAGAAAATATCTTTATTGCTGCTGCTTGTGATGAAAAAGGAATTGCATTCTTAAAAGGTGAATCACCTTTAAATGTAAGAAAAATTGATTCAGTTTGTGAAGATAATAAAGATTGTAAATTAGGAGAGAATAAAATGGCAAATGCAAATGGAAACTATACAGTTGTAGTTGATGGTCAAAAGTTTAATGTAACAATTGCTGAAGGTAATGCAGATATTCAAGTAACTCCTGTTTCAAATACAGTAAGTTCAGCACCTGCACCAGTTTCTTCAAATGGTGGAACAGAAGTACCAGCCGCAGTAAATGGAGCAGTATGGAAAATTTTAGTAAAAGAAGGTGATAGAGTTGAAAAAGATCAACAAATCATGATTCTTGAAGCTATGAAAATGGAAATAGATATAACTGCACCAGTTTCTGGAGTTATTACTAAAATTTTAGTTGAAAATACGCAAGCTGTTGATGAAGGTCAAACATTAGCCATTATTGGTTAATGAGGAATAATTTGATGAGAAAAAATATACTTATAGCTTTTTTTCTTCTGTTTAGTGCATTTGCATTAAATAGTTTTGCTTCAACACCTAGTGTTGAAACACCAACTGAAGAGAAACAACCTTATCATTCAAAAACGATGAGTGAATTAGTTGATTCATTTTATGCAACAACTGGTATTAAAGCTTTGTTTGAACCGCAAGCTGGTGTACTAGATTCACATGGAAAAGAGATGACATTCTTTGCTCAAGGGTATGGAAGAATCATCATGATTTTCATCTGTTTCTTATTGTTCTATTTAGCAATTAAAAAAGGGTTTGAACCATTACTATTAATTCCAATTGGATTTGGTGGATTATTAGCAAATATACCAATTGCAAATATGGCAGGACATGATGGAATGCTAGGAATTATTTATAGTATGGGTATTACAAATCAATTTTTCCCATTATTAATCTTTATGGGTGTTGGAGCTATGACAGACTTTGGTCCATTATTAGCTAATCCAAAAACTGCCCTTCTAGGTGGTGCTGCACAATTTGGAATCTTTGGATCACTTGTTGGTGCAGTTTTATTATCTCAATTTGTTCCAGGGATTAACTTTTCATTAGAACAAGCTGCTGCTATTTCAATCATTGGTGGAGCTGATGGACCAACATCTATTTTCGTTGCTTCAAAACTAGCACCTGAATTACTTGGAGCTATTGCAGTTGCAGCATATTCATATATGGCATTAGTACCACTAATTCAGCCACCAATTATGAGAGCATTAACTACAGAAAAAGAGAGAAAAATAAAAATGTCTACACTTAGAAAAGTTTCTAAGTTAGAGAAAATTGTTTTTCCATTAGTAGTATTA belongs to Arcobacter defluvii and includes:
- the metG gene encoding methionine--tRNA ligase; this encodes MQESCKNVYITTPIYYVNDVAHIGHAYTTIIADMLARYSRLMGNETFFLTGTDEHGQKIAQSAEARGKTPKEYADEISGKFKTLWDDFDITYDKFIRTTDLEHKAGVQKAFETMFNKGDIYKGEYEGFYCVSCETFFTEKQLVDEQFCPDCGRPTSIVKEESYFFKLSKYEEKLLKWYEENEDCILPRSKKNEIVNFVKGGLKDLSISRTSFDWGVKLPESMNEPKHVMYVWLDALMNYITALGYGTDNKNMDFWPANVQLVGKDILRFHAIYWPAFLMSLELSLPKHIAAHGWWTRDGEKMSKSKGNVVNPKEVADAYGLDAFRYFMLREVPFGQDGDFSQKALIDRINSDLGNDLGNLLNRISGMSGKYFDYKVSSVDVIKFHAKELEEVHSILGSVENYLFNMQINKYLEEIWKVLTIANKAINDYEPWNLMKDGKTAEAMALVALITNIMAKVALLLDSVMPEKIKLIAQSLGMNINTETFNKLIKNQELLADTVITKVDQLFPRIEEILLEQPPVSDETKAECEIKKVAKVEEKKEEDDNLITIDQFFQTTLKIGTIVEAVEVPKSAKLLKLQVDLGEGRNRQILAGIKEYYKAEELVGTQACVVANLKPAKLMGMISEGMLMAAKDENGLSLLRPEAPKKSGTKIS
- a CDS encoding peptidoglycan synthetase: MQISAILDIVDGSLLNSPSISFIYSIKTNVNKVKEGDLFITKNLNEIEFAIKNGAFAIIIEEYHPILDNEIAWIKVKNIDLSIIKLIRFKLAVKNLEAYSCEKATYDLLKIYSNNFGENIKLVPNKLENFFRYIDDIEDNDIIISSDKLILDKIYPNNNHFDENKTLDKIDNLIEHSLFETSFSYKNIYFSRLKISSLYLKNFIKVFNFFEQNIDFSKLKSFYHIKPLFLDRNLNLIEFGKSDKFIICQNEKDLYKNEIFYLKEKYKYAKTIFISTFKLDLLKDEEQIIINNLEELKPILREIKFNAIYIIGFNYKDIYEYLLKSEKFSTLF
- a CDS encoding S24 family peptidase, which translates into the protein MLIVDEIIEKLKDIISADGKNGKVFDKDVAESLDLSQANFATMKNRGKIPFSNILNFCAKKKISINWLLYNQNPGSLVDTTDKYWIKYYPAVAVSAGGGAYEAEDNYESLELPTYFVNMLGGKENLKNVDAINVVGDSMEPTLNSDNIIFIDKTKKDVSRDGIYAFTTTHGLFVKRIQRRVDGKLDIISDNKDYPSQILNKNDLEILGKVISSFGLVY
- a CDS encoding OadG family protein — encoded protein: MEVNLIAESVKFMFLGMGVVFAFLIIMILVLKAQGIILTRFFPQEEKKVVNTTPIKNSTNTETAKIAAIVAAVQHHKNLKG
- a CDS encoding biotin/lipoyl-containing protein, whose translation is MSKKYIDIMDTTFRDGFQSVFGGRVLMNDFFPAVEAAKEAGITHFEFGGGARFQSLFFYLQENAFEMMDKFREIVGPDANLQTLARGINTVMLDTGSRELIDLHAKMFAKHGTTTIRNFDALNDVQNLEYSAECIKKYGLNHEVVVTLMDLPPGCTGAHDVAFYEKTLRQILDSGLPFDSLCFKDASGTSSPQKIYETIQMARRLVGNDTHIRLHTHETAGVSVACYLAALEAGADGIDLAASPVSGGTSQPDILTMLHAVKGKNYDLGGLEIDKILKYQDVLANCLKDYFIPPEATQVSPLIPFSPMPGGALTANTQMMRDNGTLDKFSEVIKAMREVVEKGGYGTSVTPVSQFYWQQAYANVMFGPWKQIAPGYGKMVLGYFGKTPVEPDAEVVKLAAEKLKLEPTKENPLDIADRDEKKKISVWKQRLEIEGIEATEENIFIAAACDEKGIAFLKGESPLNVRKIDSVCEDNKDCKLGENKMANANGNYTVVVDGQKFNVTIAEGNADIQVTPVSNTVSSAPAPVSSNGGTEVPAAVNGAVWKILVKEGDRVEKDQQIMILEAMKMEIDITAPVSGVITKILVENTQAVDEGQTLAIIG
- a CDS encoding sodium ion-translocating decarboxylase subunit beta, translated to MRKNILIAFFLLFSAFALNSFASTPSVETPTEEKQPYHSKTMSELVDSFYATTGIKALFEPQAGVLDSHGKEMTFFAQGYGRIIMIFICFLLFYLAIKKGFEPLLLIPIGFGGLLANIPIANMAGHDGMLGIIYSMGITNQFFPLLIFMGVGAMTDFGPLLANPKTALLGGAAQFGIFGSLVGAVLLSQFVPGINFSLEQAAAISIIGGADGPTSIFVASKLAPELLGAIAVAAYSYMALVPLIQPPIMRALTTEKERKIKMSTLRKVSKLEKIVFPLVVLSLTLLILPDAAPLIGALCFGNFARESGVVDRLSDTMQNALINIVTIFLGLGVGSKLASEQFLVAETLGIMAIGLLAFSAGTAMGVIMAKIMNLVSSKESQINPLIGAAGVSAVPMAARVVSKEGQLYDKSNILLMHAMGPNVAGVIGSAVAAGVLLSIFK